In Amycolatopsis sp. EV170708-02-1, the following are encoded in one genomic region:
- the wecB gene encoding non-hydrolyzing UDP-N-acetylglucosamine 2-epimerase, whose product MVLLGGTRPEAVKLAPIARAMRVQDRMQPVLVASGQHETMFSQALSSFGLRPDVRLHIDRPTGSLSELLSELVKAVDVHLEQLRPAAVVVQGDTTTALAGALAAFWRHIPVVHVEAGLRSHDPRAPFPEEANRKLVAQLSTLHLAPTARAVNNLLEEGIAGPEVLLTGNTVVDAVLSIARTPVAYHDHRLPSLENRAATGKSRLLLATMHRRESLGAPLAGILAGLRAIVEEHADVEVVLPVHPNPEVRDQVVDGLLGVERVHITGPLHYAEFCRLLSFARLVLTDSGGVQEEAPSFGVPCVVLREITERMEAVEAGVSVLAGPDPLLIARHASRLLAENPVESSSARLNPFGDGQAAVRAEQAIARLLGLTSSGPAAVPQAQLAKGK is encoded by the coding sequence GTGGTACTGCTGGGCGGCACCCGGCCCGAGGCGGTGAAGCTCGCACCGATCGCGCGAGCGATGCGGGTCCAAGACCGGATGCAGCCGGTGCTGGTCGCCTCCGGGCAGCACGAAACGATGTTCAGCCAAGCCTTGTCGTCTTTCGGGCTGCGCCCGGATGTCCGGCTGCACATCGACCGCCCGACGGGAAGTCTGTCCGAACTCCTGAGTGAGCTGGTGAAGGCCGTCGACGTCCACCTCGAACAGCTCCGGCCGGCCGCTGTCGTCGTTCAGGGCGACACGACCACGGCGCTCGCCGGGGCGCTTGCGGCCTTCTGGCGCCACATTCCCGTGGTCCACGTCGAGGCCGGACTTCGTTCCCACGATCCGCGGGCACCTTTCCCCGAGGAGGCCAACCGCAAACTCGTGGCCCAGCTCAGCACGCTGCATCTGGCACCAACGGCTCGCGCGGTGAACAACCTGCTCGAGGAAGGCATCGCGGGCCCAGAGGTACTGCTCACCGGCAACACCGTGGTCGACGCGGTGCTTTCGATCGCGCGGACGCCGGTGGCGTACCACGATCACCGGCTTCCCTCCCTCGAGAATCGGGCCGCCACCGGCAAATCCCGCCTGCTTCTCGCCACCATGCACCGCAGGGAATCCTTGGGAGCTCCCCTGGCGGGAATCCTCGCTGGCCTGCGCGCGATCGTGGAGGAGCACGCGGACGTCGAAGTGGTCTTGCCGGTCCACCCGAACCCTGAAGTCCGTGACCAAGTGGTCGACGGTCTCCTCGGCGTGGAGCGTGTGCATATCACCGGACCTCTGCATTATGCGGAGTTCTGCCGGTTGCTCTCCTTCGCGCGGCTGGTGCTCACGGATTCCGGCGGAGTACAGGAGGAGGCGCCGAGCTTCGGGGTTCCGTGCGTAGTGCTGCGCGAGATCACCGAACGCATGGAAGCCGTCGAGGCAGGTGTTTCGGTGCTGGCGGGGCCGGATCCCCTCCTGATCGCGCGCCATGCGTCGCGGCTGTTGGCCGAAAATCCCGTCGAGAGCTCGAGCGCTCGGCTCAATCCGTTCGGCGACGGCCAGGCTGCCGTCAGGGCCGAACAGGCCATCGCGCGCCTACTCGGACTCACCTCCAGCGGGCCCGCGGCAGTGCCACAGGCCCAACTGGCAAAGGGGAAGTGA
- a CDS encoding fatty acyl-AMP ligase, with the protein MSDGLDFVTLFRNRVAEHADKRALVFLRESGTGMTEESVTYRDLDSRARRVAIWLQENTTAGERAILLFPPGPEFVVGFLGCLYAGVIAVPAPLTAAGGNGAARTRALALDAQASVILTESSHAATIRDWLDHHVLPRRIRHAATDMLPAASPRTWRPVKLRWKTTAFLQYTSGSTDRPKGVVVTQGNLMSNQHLIRQALGTGRDISLVGWLPHFHDMGLIGQLLHPLYLGGTTHFMSPMTFLIRPHRWLWAVSRYRGTVSVAPDFAFGLAADRVTDEQLAELDLSSLRVLCNGSEPVRHDSLKAFIERFRHAGLDERAILPCYGLAESTLFVTGTKSRGMVTRAVDPQALEQNELKDADSPASRTVLVSCGTPSGVTIRIVDPLTRRPLPDGQVGEIWVRSGSVAAGYWNQPMESVQIFRATATDGDFPFLRTGDLGVLDGGELYVIGRLKELLIVNGRNLYPWDIERTAHLAHPALSKGKAAAFAVGERCDQVVLVHEVSAARLREASADELAELVRRKVRAELDVHLAHVVMVRSGAIAKTTSGKVQRRLMREKFLSGQLKPHPASATTVTFAGSEASL; encoded by the coding sequence TTGAGCGACGGACTCGATTTTGTCACTTTGTTCCGTAACCGAGTTGCCGAACACGCCGACAAGCGTGCGCTCGTCTTTCTCCGGGAGTCAGGGACCGGCATGACCGAAGAGAGCGTGACCTATCGCGATCTCGATTCGAGGGCCAGGCGTGTCGCGATCTGGCTGCAGGAGAACACCACCGCGGGTGAGCGGGCGATCCTGCTGTTCCCGCCAGGTCCGGAGTTCGTGGTCGGCTTTCTGGGATGCCTCTATGCCGGCGTCATCGCGGTACCCGCGCCGCTCACCGCGGCGGGCGGGAACGGCGCCGCTCGGACCCGGGCTCTCGCACTCGATGCTCAAGCAAGCGTGATTCTCACCGAGAGCAGCCACGCCGCCACCATTCGGGACTGGCTTGATCATCATGTCCTGCCTCGCCGGATACGTCACGCCGCCACGGACATGCTTCCCGCGGCCTCGCCGCGTACCTGGCGCCCCGTCAAACTTCGCTGGAAGACGACCGCGTTCCTCCAGTACACATCGGGCTCGACCGATCGGCCCAAGGGAGTCGTGGTCACGCAGGGAAACCTGATGAGCAACCAGCACCTCATCCGGCAGGCGCTGGGCACGGGCCGGGATATCTCACTGGTCGGCTGGCTTCCCCACTTCCACGACATGGGTTTGATCGGGCAGCTGCTGCATCCGCTCTATCTGGGTGGCACTACGCACTTCATGTCCCCCATGACGTTCCTGATACGTCCGCACCGGTGGCTGTGGGCGGTCAGCCGGTACCGCGGCACCGTTAGTGTGGCACCCGACTTCGCTTTCGGCCTGGCCGCGGACAGGGTCACCGACGAGCAACTCGCGGAGCTGGACCTGTCTTCGCTCCGCGTGCTCTGCAACGGATCCGAGCCCGTGCGGCACGATTCACTGAAGGCTTTCATCGAGCGGTTCCGCCACGCCGGGCTGGACGAACGTGCGATTCTTCCGTGCTACGGGCTCGCCGAATCGACTCTCTTCGTCACAGGTACCAAGAGCCGGGGAATGGTGACCCGCGCGGTGGACCCCCAGGCGCTGGAACAAAACGAACTGAAGGACGCGGATTCGCCGGCGAGCCGCACTGTTCTGGTGAGCTGCGGAACACCCTCGGGGGTCACGATCCGCATCGTCGACCCGCTCACTCGCCGGCCGTTGCCGGACGGCCAGGTGGGTGAGATCTGGGTACGGAGCGGCAGCGTGGCGGCCGGGTACTGGAACCAGCCGATGGAGAGTGTACAGATATTCCGTGCGACGGCGACCGACGGCGACTTCCCCTTTCTCCGTACCGGAGATCTCGGCGTGCTGGACGGCGGCGAACTCTATGTGATCGGCAGGCTCAAGGAGCTGCTGATCGTCAACGGCCGCAACCTCTATCCGTGGGATATCGAGCGAACCGCGCATCTGGCCCATCCGGCGCTGAGCAAGGGAAAGGCCGCGGCCTTCGCTGTCGGCGAGCGCTGCGACCAGGTGGTTCTCGTGCACGAAGTGAGCGCGGCGCGGCTGCGGGAGGCCAGCGCCGACGAACTCGCCGAGCTGGTACGGCGGAAAGTTCGGGCCGAGCTGGACGTCCACTTGGCGCACGTGGTCATGGTGCGCTCGGGCGCCATCGCGAAGACGACCAGCGGCAAGGTACAGCGACGGCTGATGCGGGAGAAGTTCCTTTCCGGGCAGCTGAAACCCCATCCTGCGTCCGCGACCACCGTGACCTTCGCCGGCTCGGAGGCGAGTCTGTGA
- a CDS encoding glycosyltransferase family 2 protein, translating into MQIYSLMLALLLGWPIYNIVLSLLSLRNPRPGSPGVGRPLCFWLVVPALDEELVIAGTVRSLLALADGDNRLRVLVVDDGSTDRTSTVLKAIDDDRMMILRRELPEARQGKGAALNAAYRLIRDLAREEGTAGETVVGVVDADGRVSPNLLTEVDRYLADGTSGAVQCRVRIRNRDSLLGLLQDIEFGCVADAAQTVRDTVGTVALGGNGQFVKLSVLIALGNDPWSSCLVEDTELGLRLHRAGVRVRYVRHAVVTQQAVVDIRRLLRQRARWAQGNLQCARHLPGLLVSRHISAFGLVDLLHYLIVPWFVPLFALLAFLFLGIAVHVGLGGTALFPLTSGTTDAASAWMTWLGALLLPGTVWGFTHRLRLRDEPLWRCVLTSMTYPVFLVLGSVAGCRGVARHVGGRADWVKTERLAEPAVAKGRHAR; encoded by the coding sequence ATGCAGATCTACTCGCTGATGCTGGCGCTCCTGCTCGGTTGGCCGATTTACAATATTGTTCTGTCTTTGCTGAGCCTGAGAAATCCTCGTCCGGGCTCGCCTGGGGTAGGCAGGCCGTTGTGTTTCTGGCTTGTCGTACCTGCGCTCGACGAGGAACTGGTGATCGCCGGCACCGTCCGGTCTCTCCTCGCCTTGGCCGACGGCGATAATCGGCTGCGGGTGCTGGTGGTGGACGATGGGAGCACTGACCGGACGTCGACGGTGCTCAAGGCCATCGATGACGATCGGATGATGATCCTTCGGCGTGAGCTGCCGGAGGCGCGACAGGGTAAAGGTGCCGCCCTCAACGCCGCATACCGGCTGATCCGCGACCTGGCGCGGGAAGAGGGCACGGCCGGCGAGACCGTGGTGGGTGTGGTCGACGCGGATGGCCGGGTCAGCCCCAACCTGCTCACGGAAGTCGATCGATATCTCGCCGACGGGACGAGCGGTGCGGTCCAATGCAGGGTCCGTATTCGTAATCGGGACAGTTTGCTGGGCTTGTTGCAGGACATCGAGTTCGGCTGCGTCGCCGACGCGGCCCAGACGGTGCGTGACACCGTCGGCACGGTCGCGCTGGGCGGGAACGGCCAGTTCGTCAAGCTCTCGGTGCTCATCGCCTTGGGGAACGACCCGTGGTCGTCCTGTCTGGTGGAGGACACCGAACTGGGGCTACGCCTGCATCGGGCGGGGGTTCGAGTCCGGTACGTGAGGCATGCCGTCGTGACCCAGCAGGCCGTCGTCGACATCCGACGGCTGCTTCGGCAACGTGCCCGGTGGGCACAGGGGAACCTTCAATGTGCCCGTCATCTGCCAGGGCTGCTCGTGTCCCGTCACATTTCCGCTTTCGGGCTTGTCGACCTGCTGCACTACTTGATCGTTCCTTGGTTCGTACCGCTTTTCGCCCTGCTGGCGTTCCTGTTTCTCGGTATCGCCGTTCACGTCGGACTCGGCGGGACGGCTCTGTTCCCGCTCACGAGCGGCACGACCGATGCGGCGTCGGCATGGATGACGTGGCTGGGCGCATTGTTGTTGCCCGGTACCGTATGGGGATTCACTCATCGGTTGAGGTTGCGTGATGAACCCTTGTGGCGCTGTGTGCTGACCTCGATGACCTATCCGGTCTTCCTGGTGCTCGGTTCGGTCGCGGGATGCCGTGGAGTCGCCCGGCATGTCGGCGGCCGTGCCGACTGGGTGAAAACGGAACGGCTGGCCGAGCCTGCCGTGGCCAAGGGGCGACATGCGCGATGA
- a CDS encoding bifunctional DNA primase/polymerase, producing MPSQGVAEAVAHSSQLEHMLATARAYRHFYGWPTSVNHTTGQVVLTVSDEVSAIVTRRELGEDALSLLAMRMIAGPVVSLPGANCAFLTGPACHLCDATTADLERLDVRLPDKGFLIPLPPSKSGDDAVRWLSGPKPTRPLPPWTAVIGALRTSAAMCPV from the coding sequence ATGCCGTCCCAAGGCGTTGCGGAAGCGGTCGCGCACAGTTCGCAGCTGGAACACATGCTCGCGACAGCGCGAGCCTATCGACACTTCTACGGCTGGCCGACCAGCGTGAACCACACGACCGGGCAAGTCGTGCTCACTGTGTCCGATGAAGTGAGCGCGATCGTGACAAGGAGGGAACTCGGCGAGGACGCCCTGTCGTTGCTCGCCATGCGGATGATCGCCGGCCCCGTCGTTTCCCTGCCCGGCGCGAATTGCGCCTTCCTCACAGGCCCCGCTTGTCACCTGTGCGACGCGACGACGGCCGACCTCGAACGGCTCGACGTTCGCCTGCCGGACAAGGGATTTCTGATCCCCTTGCCTCCGTCGAAGAGCGGCGACGACGCGGTGCGCTGGCTAAGCGGACCGAAACCGACCAGGCCGCTTCCGCCTTGGACCGCGGTCATCGGGGCCCTCCGCACCTCCGCTGCGATGTGCCCGGTCTAA
- a CDS encoding DUF2334 domain-containing protein, producing MSVLTTVLHRRTRSWPAWFRLACAIVLIGSVPVALSVVDTGSRITPAETPSAPGKPGDPAPGAQPGWSTLVLYEPGADGSSGEVHGVQAANLVSHAGSFELRQADRYRPGDASRFSSIVYIGHRGTTPVSDGLLADLATTGKPVSWVGHGIEPLFTRNPGYQHKLGWRPAGRDEQAIAGIDYKGVRLGRDDRADPPARVELLDSAKAQVLAEVVHDDGNRTPWAVRSGTLTYIAEIPFSYVGQADRYLAAADLLRPPGSPARVPRALVRLEDVGPATDPGTLRTIADHLAERRIPFTVAGYPRHRDPRGVANNGVSLDIRLTDRPDLVDALRYLIDRGGELVLHGYTHQYGDEPNPHNGVSAADYEFYRARLGAGNATELVGPVPGDSYTWARDRIGQALSEIARAGLPRPTMFEFPHYAASAVDYQAATAAFGTRYDRGTYFRGWCEPACGHPGPVDPAGIYLQTFPYVVRDVYGAVVVPENLGYLPAWQDDSARDRAIAAVVAEARALRVVDDGVAGFFYHPSLGAEALGKVIDGIQAAGYRFAPAAEIGRG from the coding sequence ATGAGCGTCCTCACCACCGTCCTCCACCGGCGCACCCGCTCATGGCCCGCATGGTTCCGGCTTGCCTGCGCGATCGTCCTCATCGGATCCGTCCCGGTGGCTCTGTCCGTCGTGGACACCGGCTCGCGGATCACGCCGGCGGAAACACCGTCGGCGCCCGGCAAGCCTGGCGATCCCGCGCCCGGTGCTCAGCCGGGCTGGAGCACGCTGGTGCTGTACGAACCGGGTGCGGATGGCTCCAGCGGTGAGGTCCATGGAGTGCAAGCGGCGAACCTCGTCTCCCATGCTGGCTCGTTCGAGCTGCGTCAGGCTGACAGGTACCGGCCGGGCGACGCTTCCCGGTTCTCGTCGATCGTGTACATCGGTCATCGCGGCACGACTCCTGTTTCTGATGGCCTGCTCGCCGATCTGGCCACCACAGGCAAGCCCGTCTCGTGGGTGGGACACGGCATCGAGCCCTTGTTCACGCGGAATCCGGGCTACCAGCACAAGCTCGGGTGGCGGCCCGCCGGCCGCGACGAGCAGGCCATCGCCGGTATCGACTACAAGGGAGTCCGGCTCGGCCGGGACGACCGCGCCGACCCGCCGGCCCGGGTCGAACTTTTGGATTCAGCCAAGGCTCAGGTCCTCGCCGAGGTCGTTCACGACGACGGCAACCGGACTCCGTGGGCCGTGCGTTCGGGCACCTTGACCTATATCGCGGAGATCCCGTTCAGCTATGTCGGGCAAGCCGATCGGTACCTCGCCGCCGCGGACCTCCTGCGCCCTCCAGGGTCTCCGGCACGGGTTCCGCGCGCTCTCGTTCGTCTGGAGGACGTGGGTCCGGCCACCGATCCCGGCACTCTCAGGACGATCGCGGACCACCTCGCGGAACGCCGGATCCCTTTCACGGTCGCGGGATATCCCCGCCATCGAGACCCGCGAGGAGTAGCGAACAACGGTGTCTCCCTGGATATCCGGCTGACCGACCGGCCGGATCTGGTCGACGCGTTGCGCTATCTGATCGACCGCGGCGGTGAGCTCGTGCTGCACGGCTACACGCATCAGTACGGCGATGAGCCCAATCCGCACAACGGTGTCAGCGCGGCGGACTACGAGTTCTATCGCGCCCGTCTCGGCGCCGGCAACGCGACCGAACTGGTCGGGCCGGTGCCGGGTGACTCGTACACATGGGCACGGGACCGGATCGGTCAAGCCCTCTCCGAAATCGCCCGAGCCGGGCTACCCCGGCCGACGATGTTCGAGTTCCCGCATTACGCCGCCTCCGCGGTGGACTATCAAGCCGCGACAGCGGCATTCGGTACGCGATACGACCGGGGAACCTACTTCCGCGGGTGGTGTGAACCTGCCTGTGGCCACCCCGGCCCGGTCGATCCGGCGGGGATCTACCTGCAGACCTTTCCCTACGTCGTCCGCGACGTCTACGGCGCCGTGGTCGTCCCCGAGAATCTCGGCTATCTCCCGGCGTGGCAGGACGATTCGGCACGCGACCGCGCGATAGCCGCGGTTGTCGCCGAGGCCCGGGCCCTCCGCGTCGTCGACGACGGTGTCGCCGGTTTCTTCTACCACCCCTCGCTCGGTGCCGAGGCGCTCGGGAAGGTCATCGACGGCATTCAGGCCGCCGGCTACCGGTTCGCGCCCGCCGCGGAGATCGGGCGCGGTTGA
- a CDS encoding helix-turn-helix domain-containing protein — translation MYDREPPESIAELIKWIRERRGISQRELAEALVAASGRDTVTRVDISRWERGKRIPTSHWLSWLSKVLEVPLPALQYAASLARRERLLTTMLRPQPWTLLPFELDRRSPEANDQEDFREP, via the coding sequence GTGTACGACCGGGAACCACCTGAATCGATTGCGGAGCTGATCAAATGGATCAGGGAAAGGCGTGGGATAAGCCAGCGTGAACTCGCCGAGGCGCTCGTCGCGGCTTCTGGCCGAGACACCGTGACCCGTGTGGACATATCCCGCTGGGAACGGGGAAAACGCATCCCCACCAGTCATTGGCTGAGCTGGCTGAGCAAGGTACTCGAGGTCCCCTTACCGGCGCTGCAGTACGCGGCGTCGCTCGCCAGGAGAGAACGCCTGCTGACGACGATGCTGCGGCCGCAGCCGTGGACCCTGCTGCCATTCGAACTCGATCGGCGGAGCCCGGAGGCGAACGACCAAGAGGATTTTCGGGAGCCATGA
- a CDS encoding DUF397 domain-containing protein: protein MEQGNIIPPDTVWRKPLRSVGQGACVEVAMLSGHVAIRDSKDRSGPALVMTNAAWVVLMDSLDRS from the coding sequence GTGGAGCAGGGAAACATCATTCCGCCGGACACTGTCTGGCGGAAGCCGCTTCGCAGCGTCGGTCAAGGTGCGTGTGTCGAGGTCGCCATGTTGTCAGGGCACGTCGCGATACGCGACTCCAAGGACCGTTCGGGACCCGCGCTGGTGATGACCAATGCGGCATGGGTGGTTTTGATGGACTCTCTGGATCGCTCTTGA
- a CDS encoding helix-turn-helix transcriptional regulator has product MDSELRRHREKAGKKIGEVAEYLGCRHSKISRIENGHGSISPGDVRLMLDLYGVHGVEADRLVQAARESRVRGWWHSYGDVLPEWLATYVGLEAEAAMSRTYEGEVITGLLQTKEYARAVTVATVVPRTEDQIDRQVMLRMKRQERLHSSRPIGLWAVHSEAALRRPVGGNAVMRDQLTHLLEMADLPHINVQVLPIAAGEHPAMVGPFTVLEFHEESDPDVVYVETPVGGLYMERESEIAGYTCVFGRLKELALSPEKTVGFVDKIIKEL; this is encoded by the coding sequence TTGGATAGCGAACTGCGCCGTCACCGGGAGAAGGCAGGCAAGAAGATCGGTGAGGTTGCCGAGTATCTGGGATGCCGGCACTCGAAGATTTCGCGCATCGAGAACGGCCATGGCAGCATCAGCCCAGGTGACGTCCGTTTGATGCTGGACTTGTACGGCGTGCACGGAGTCGAAGCAGATCGTCTTGTCCAGGCCGCGAGAGAATCTCGCGTTCGGGGCTGGTGGCACAGCTATGGGGACGTATTGCCCGAGTGGCTTGCGACTTACGTGGGGCTGGAGGCGGAAGCCGCCATGAGCCGGACATACGAAGGCGAAGTGATCACCGGGCTTTTGCAGACCAAGGAGTATGCCCGTGCGGTCACGGTGGCGACCGTGGTTCCCCGGACGGAAGACCAGATCGACCGGCAGGTCATGCTGCGTATGAAACGTCAGGAACGCCTGCATTCCAGCCGTCCGATCGGCTTGTGGGCGGTGCACAGTGAGGCTGCTTTACGACGGCCGGTCGGCGGCAATGCCGTCATGCGGGACCAGCTCACGCACCTGTTGGAGATGGCGGACCTGCCCCATATCAACGTGCAGGTGCTGCCCATCGCGGCCGGCGAACACCCGGCGATGGTAGGCCCGTTCACGGTCTTGGAGTTCCACGAGGAGTCCGATCCCGACGTCGTCTACGTCGAGACTCCCGTGGGTGGGCTGTATATGGAGCGCGAGAGTGAGATCGCGGGGTACACCTGTGTTTTCGGCCGGCTCAAGGAGCTGGCTTTGTCCCCGGAGAAGACCGTCGGTTTTGTCGACAAGATCATCAAGGAGTTGTAG
- a CDS encoding lamin tail domain-containing protein → MKRTISVIAAAIAAMFSIGAANVAVADVAVADEQAAAVPRSVFISELSTQGVGPDATFKEFLELSNRANYTVTIGGARLLANFSNFEFEIAQIPTGTRLAPGQTYLLASQRLAGSVQPDQIFTTTMDIPNSVGISLQTVMGRQLDVVGTTYRTAYRSGIPASPLTQQDAVQRKSLHRVLFTGSNQVDFQKLPASPGRPG, encoded by the coding sequence ATGAAGCGTACGATTTCCGTGATCGCGGCGGCGATCGCGGCGATGTTCAGCATCGGCGCCGCCAACGTGGCCGTCGCCGATGTGGCCGTTGCCGACGAACAGGCTGCGGCGGTGCCGCGCAGCGTCTTCATCAGCGAGCTTTCCACCCAAGGCGTCGGCCCCGACGCGACGTTCAAGGAATTCCTCGAACTGTCCAACCGTGCCAACTACACCGTGACCATCGGCGGCGCCCGGCTGCTCGCCAACTTCAGCAACTTCGAGTTCGAGATCGCCCAGATCCCGACCGGAACCCGGCTGGCGCCGGGACAGACCTACCTGCTGGCCAGCCAGCGGCTCGCGGGGTCGGTACAGCCGGACCAGATCTTCACGACCACCATGGACATCCCCAACTCGGTGGGGATCTCCCTCCAGACGGTCATGGGCCGGCAGCTGGACGTCGTGGGCACCACGTACCGGACGGCGTACCGGTCGGGCATCCCGGCTTCGCCGCTCACCCAGCAGGACGCGGTGCAGCGGAAGTCGCTCCACCGAGTGCTCTTCACCGGCAGCAACCAGGTCGACTTCCAGAAGCTCCCGGCCAGCCCGGGCCGTCCTGGCTGA
- a CDS encoding DUF2334 domain-containing protein, which translates to MRRDHTDTEFFVTRKFGVRRIIMALLVLSTTLVLTSPAASPATTRLYPAAPGADPGRRTLVLYDADGEYGWLGESYAVMAGNLLSHSGAWSLRPVQQHPRKDFQGYTAVVYVGTSEHRSLPGAFLDAVLTTRTPVLWMGANIGRLHDRSHDFSTRFGWRPAGIDTSAITRVDYRGESFDRDRAASSTGIVRSEITDPARVTTVGAAVRKDGSRFPWGVRSRHLTYLGEVPFSFTGPDDRYLAAADVLSRHANPSRPEDKRALVRIEDVGPDADPARLRAIADYLHARRVPFSVAVYPRYRDPRGRYNNGKPVDKTLADTPAVVDALRYMTARRGTLVMHGYTHQYGEDSNPYTGVSGEDYEFYRVRLDDHGGLRYEGPVAADSRAWAGQRLAAAAREFRRAGLPVPTIFEFPHYVGSAVDYAVVNERFHARYDQGFLAAGWCPDGACGSGKPDYSRTTSQRFPFLVRDIYGSVVIPESLDHVSPTAGPDESRRLPEDILATAKRIAAVRGGVASFFYHPYLGTSYLEQVVPGIQGLGFVFVDAADIQCG; encoded by the coding sequence TTGAGACGAGATCACACAGATACGGAGTTCTTTGTGACTAGAAAGTTTGGTGTCCGGCGAATCATCATGGCCCTTCTGGTGCTGAGCACCACGCTGGTGCTCACCTCCCCCGCCGCGAGTCCCGCCACTACCCGTCTGTACCCCGCCGCTCCCGGCGCGGATCCGGGCAGGCGGACGCTCGTGCTTTACGACGCCGACGGTGAATACGGTTGGCTCGGGGAGTCGTACGCGGTCATGGCGGGCAATCTCCTGTCCCACAGCGGCGCCTGGTCCCTGCGTCCGGTCCAGCAGCATCCTCGGAAGGACTTCCAGGGTTACACGGCTGTGGTCTACGTCGGCACCAGTGAGCACAGATCGCTGCCCGGCGCGTTCCTCGACGCCGTGTTGACGACGCGCACGCCGGTGCTGTGGATGGGCGCGAACATCGGCAGGCTTCACGACAGGAGCCACGACTTCTCGACGAGATTCGGCTGGCGGCCGGCCGGGATCGACACGAGTGCGATAACCCGTGTGGACTACCGCGGCGAATCCTTCGACCGTGATCGTGCCGCGTCTTCGACCGGCATCGTGCGTTCGGAGATCACCGACCCTGCCCGCGTGACCACCGTGGGCGCGGCGGTTCGCAAGGATGGCAGCCGCTTTCCTTGGGGCGTGCGCTCCCGGCACTTGACTTATCTGGGTGAAGTCCCGTTCTCGTTCACCGGTCCCGACGATCGTTACCTTGCCGCCGCCGACGTCCTGTCCCGGCACGCGAACCCGTCCAGGCCGGAGGACAAGCGCGCCCTGGTCCGGATCGAAGACGTCGGCCCGGACGCCGATCCCGCGCGACTGCGAGCGATCGCGGACTACCTGCACGCGCGCCGAGTTCCGTTCTCGGTAGCGGTCTACCCCCGCTACCGAGATCCACGAGGCCGTTACAACAACGGCAAACCGGTGGACAAGACGCTGGCGGACACGCCCGCGGTCGTCGACGCCCTGCGTTACATGACCGCGCGGCGGGGAACGTTGGTGATGCACGGCTACACACATCAGTACGGAGAGGACTCGAATCCCTACACCGGTGTGAGTGGCGAGGACTACGAGTTCTATCGAGTGCGTCTCGACGACCACGGCGGCCTGCGTTACGAAGGGCCGGTAGCCGCCGATTCCCGGGCCTGGGCCGGGCAACGGCTCGCGGCCGCCGCCAGAGAGTTCCGGCGAGCCGGGCTGCCCGTGCCGACCATCTTCGAGTTTCCCCATTACGTCGGCTCAGCGGTCGACTACGCCGTGGTGAACGAGCGCTTCCACGCCCGATACGACCAGGGATTCTTAGCTGCGGGCTGGTGCCCGGACGGCGCGTGTGGCTCCGGAAAGCCGGATTACTCTCGTACCACGAGTCAACGTTTTCCGTTTCTGGTAAGAGATATCTACGGATCTGTCGTCATTCCCGAATCGCTCGACCATGTCTCCCCGACGGCGGGACCTGATGAGTCCCGCCGGCTTCCGGAAGACATCCTGGCCACCGCCAAGCGGATCGCGGCGGTCCGTGGCGGTGTGGCGAGCTTCTTCTACCACCCGTATCTGGGCACCAGCTACCTCGAGCAGGTGGTGCCCGGAATCCAGGGCCTGGGTTTCGTGTTCGTCGACGCGGCGGACATCCAATGTGGCTGA